A single Triticum dicoccoides isolate Atlit2015 ecotype Zavitan chromosome 2A, WEW_v2.0, whole genome shotgun sequence DNA region contains:
- the LOC119354879 gene encoding dCTP pyrophosphatase 1-like, translating into MNAVKLKETGKGGGAAAAAAAAVTLEELRKKMADFARERDWEKYHSPRNLLLALVGEVGELSEIFQWKGEVPKGLPGWEERETEHLGEELADVLLYLVRLSDMCGVDLGKAALRKIDLNARKYPAGPGCRPSKKGVHCSDDTGDSRDDHGDVVAVVRADEIKEEHAS; encoded by the exons ATGAATGCTGTTAAGTTGAAGGAGACGGGCaagggtggcggcgcggcggcggcggcggcggcggcggtgaccctGGAGGAGCTGAGGAAGAAGATGGCCGACTTCGCCAGGGAGAGGGACTGGGAGAAGTACCACAGCCCGAGGAACCTCCTGCTTGCTCTG GTGGGTGAGGTGGGGGAGCTCTCTGAGATATTCCAGTGGAAAGGGGAGGTGCCCAAGGGGCTGCCCGGGTGGGAAGAGAGGGAGACGGAGCACCTCGGTGAGGAGCTCGCCGACGTGCTCCTCTACCTCGTCCGCCTCTCGGACATGTGCGGTGTTGACCTGGGCAAGGCCGCGCTGCGCAAGATCGACCTCAACGCTCGCAAGTACCCCGCCGGGCCAGGCTGCAGGCCATCCAAGAAGGGCGTCCACTGCTCCGACGACACCGGTGACAGCCGTGATGATCACGGCGACGTGGTGGCTGTCGTCCGCGCCGACGAGATCAAGGAGGAACATGCTAGCTAA